The genomic window CACTGCCCCCTTTTATTGTCCATAATTTAGTTCTTCTCAACCTTCTTGTGTGCAAAATGGAAAATGTATCACCTGAAATATTAGCAGCAAGAGCTAGGCTGAAGGAAAAGATGGGAGGTAATCTAAGACAAATAGGAGGAAAGGGGAGTGCTAGgagaaagataaaaaaggTTCATAAGACATCCATATCAAATGAGAAGAAAATTAatttgatattaaaaaaaattggtgCTTCCTATTTTGGGGATGTGGATGAAATATGTGTGTACAAAGCTGGTGATACGTACTTAGAATTTAAAAGGCCGAAATTGTCAGCTTCTTTGCAGTCAAATACATATGTTGTTACTGGAAAATATACTGAACAGAAAATtgatttaaacaaaatattcgAAGGactaaaaggaaataaaaatgtggATAAGAACTTActggaaaaattaaaaaatgatccaaatataaaaaatttattaaataaagaaaatgaagCGAAAAAGAGGGAAGAACAGGAGCAGGCTGCTGAAATACCCGATTTGGTTGAGAATTTTGAGGAGGTCTCAAAAGAGGAAGAGAAATGAATTTAAATGGTCTTTCAGataactcttttttttttttttttttttttttttttttcccattgtAGCAAATGCATGTGTGCattgtttgtatatattacgCGTATTTATTACGTGTGTACATTATGTGCATATAGGTATacctatacatatatgtatttttatattttatatatattttttttttattacccCATTTTACTAATCAAGCTGTATGTCTAACTGGCGAAACGTAGCGACCACAGTTGTACGTGTGTACTTAGCACGTCCATGTGCATATCTGTTGTGAacaaaattcatttttaaataatctatataatatatgtatccTTATCATATGgggtaatattatttttaaaaatataatttaactgAGTTTGATTAAATGAGTAAAAAgggagaagaaaaaaaaaaaaaaaaaaaaatacaaacaaattggaaaaatgataaattaccAAATTGCCAAATCgaatatcatatttttacaaatatttaataaaatgggTCTCCGTGTAACGCTTATGCTAGTAAAACGGTACTGCGTTACCTTATGTGCGAACACGTGGAagaagaataatttattgaaataaaaaagaaagaagcaaaaattatgtaatgctatgattaaacatatttctttgtgtattgtaaatatatgtaagcaTTACACGCATCATTATGTTACGTCTTTAATTGAGTGTTTTCCGTTTAACTCGTGCTTATATCGAGTATGGAATGGTATCACGTTTAACCTTTAGATGGTGCCAGGGAAAGGCGTGCAGGTTGTAATCCcccatatatgcatacatatatatatatatatatgcataaatacatatgtatatatgtatgatatGTACGAGTAAACCCATTTTGCACGTTTTGCTCTTAGTGTgctatttttacaaaaattaggGATCCCacatattttccattttaaaaGGCTCATGTTTTCTTTGATTTATTCGTTCAATAATTGCATTTAACGCGCAAGCATGTTACTACGCGTGTACATACACATTCGaattcgtatatatatatatatatacatatgcgcATATGTGTATGGGTACACATACATAAGATTCCCCATTGTAGTAACACAAAAGGCCAAACGTACTCTTTATGTAAAGAAGCGAAAAGAATGCAAAAACGTTTTTCCTCTTCACATATTTGTGCGAAGGTAAAGGAAAACaagtacataatttttaatttaagctaaaaattataacaacgCTCTTTTCACAAatgagataaaaaaaagaaaaaaaaaaaaaaaaagagaaaatatttttctattactTATGTAAGaaccatttttaaaatgaaagtTAAACATAATTAATTCCGCCTAAAATTACTACAACTTAtcacaaaataaaacgaatttattttttaatacatttgGATATTTTTGTAGGTAAGcgcaaatataaatgtatgcgTGTATTTGtagtacatgtacatgtacatgtatatatatatatatatatataagtgtataAGTATTATGCACTGTGTATGCGACGAAACATTGTTCTGTGTAATGCATAAGTccatttcatttatttcctttttcagTTCTCTACATATACTTTCCACTAATATTGCAATTTTTTCAACGCGACAATAACTTATGCAGGTTATGCTGCTTACGTAGGGAGGGACAAAGgtaaatattattcattccatataaatttaaaactaatacattaatacataagtacatacatacacatgttcacatatatttttataaaggcAGTTAAGGCAGTTTTTcccttatttttaaatatgttttatatttattttaaaattctgGGTTAACATTTTGGCAGTTTTGGCATTATACGTTTGCCGTTACCATCCTACCATCCATTCattcttttatgttttattcgtttaaaaatttatgaacagaaaagaaatttctaataataaattttttacaatgaCTGCAATAacagaaatttttttatacatccATGGTGCATTTGTAGTTTTTGAATGTATGTAAACGTAAATTTATGTGGTAGTATTATTGGTACGACATTTTGCAGTATTTAAGCGTACACAAGCCCAAACAGGGATGGATTTAAATGTATTCAAAcgtgtataaatgtatgtacgtatgtatgtatgtacgtatgtatgtatgtacatataacatGTACGTGTTCAGCTAAATATGTACTGTATATAGCTAGCACGAAGGCGTCAAATGTGATAACCCCCTTTTATGCCCTTTTCAAGTTGatgcattttatatataaaatacccatatgaataaggaaaaatttcTTAAAGTGTTTTAAGCGGGGGTTGACAGTATTTTCGTTCAAGTATGaacatatatgaatacacGTGAAAACACATGAACAAATGTGAAAACACATGAACAAATGTGAAAACAAATGTGAAAACAAATGTGAAAACACATGAACGAATGTGAAAACACATGAACGAATGTGAAAACACATGAACGAATGTGAAAACACATGAACGAATGTGAAAACACAAGAAAACATATGAACACATgaattattgtatatatttaaaaaaaaaaaaaataattaattttcaagtataataaaattacgaATATTGTGCCTTACATATGATATATTGTATGTATACCATAATGTGAGCCCACAAAATAATATGCTTCACTTGTGCTTATATCATATGTGTACGTGTAtgaatttatacatatattgacATAcattacatgtacatgtacatacaaaAGTATTTATTAACTACACGCGTGTATCAAGATACGTATAAATACGCATAATCATAATTGTTATCTTGTGaggatataattaaattttaattatttatttttttttttttgagaatattttaatttgttttccttttaattttttttaatttaatttttatttattttaattttttttaatttaatttttacttattttaattttttttaatttaatttttatttattttttgcgcAAGTTAAAAGTACAATAATTAAACTGTTAAGTTACAAAGAATTCTTTTTATCACAgcaaataaagaaaaaaagaaaacactcctttttttttgccaaATTTATGTATGAATAATATCGAACGTGTACCGTATAATCGTTgacattatatgtatacgtacgtacatgtacctatatgtatgtatataaacttatatgtatgtatataaacttatatgtatgtgtacttTTTCGCGCATAGGTGAATAATCCCCTTCTGGAATACGTGAAACTGTATGAGTGAAAAAGCAAAATGGGAGGCAAATCAAAAGGATTACGATCAGGTACAAGATACAAATTTTCGAAAAAATTTCGTAAACATGGAGAATGTACAGCaaacaaatatttagaaaaattaaattatggaGATTATGTGGATATAGTATGTGATTCAACACAACAAAAAGGTATGccatttaattattatcatGGAAAAACtggaaaaatatttcatattacgAAAAGAGGTGTAGGTGTTTTAGTAAATAAAAGAGTTAAGCATCGAATTATACAAAAGAAAGTTTGTGTGAGAATAGAACATGTGAGAAAGTCGAGATGTAATGAAGATTTCatattgagaaaaaaaaaaaaagatgaaataattaaagaagcaaaattaaaaaatgaaaaagtgtCGATTAAAAGAAAACCAGAAGGACCTAAGCCGGCGGCCATGATAAAAGTACCCCCCTCGAAAGTCATAACTATTGAGCCCTTACCTTTTTAtgaagaatattaaaaaggagTGCAAAAGAGGtgaaacattaaaaaaggaaaagaaaaaatgaaataagtGAATGGATAAGTGGAAGGATAAATGGatgaatatatgaataaatggATGAATATATGAGTAAATGGATGAATATATGAGTAAATGGATGAATATATGAGTAAATGGATGAATATATGagtaaatgtatgtatgtatgtatatatgtgtgtatgtatgtatgaacGAATGAACAGGGTAGCGAGCTAAATGGGGATAAAGGAATAAGGCGAAATGTGCAGCGAGAAGAGGAAAAAcgaagaatataaaattttcaaattgaATAAGTGAAGAGGCACGtttaattttgaatattttttttaaaaaaaatcgaCATTACATGTTTCATGTATACGCATATAAGGCGCACAGTgcacatacaaatatatatacatatacatatatacatatacatatatacatatacatatatacatatacatatatacatatatatatatatatattaaaacaccgtttatgcatatatacatatttatttttcctatgTGTTGTGATGAAATATGGAAGAATGAATACAGAGTAAAACATAGTGCAAGCACAAAGCagtatttaatttattgagtaggaaaactttttttttatggaagcagaatttactatatttgtatgtttgATGTAGCGTGaagtgtaatatataaaactgtGGTACAGAGTGTCTGCAATTTTCGACATGAGGGTGATGGATGTTTTCAttgtttatttcatttttaaataaacagGAAAACATAGCACATTTtgtctttattattattttcattcataATTGTTTAAAAGGAATTTTGATGCATTGTTGTACTATTTTAtgttctgttttttttattttctagtATGGGTTTTATTtatctaaatatttatatatatgtttattcttatatttatttattcgtgtgtttatttattcgtatatacatatatttatatatatatatatatatatatatatatatatttttttttttttttttttttaccttaccATGCAAGGTAAatatttccaattttttttttatttttataattatacaaactttttaaaaatggtgAAAGCAGTACGTGCGcgtaaaaaattgttaatttcttaaattaCGTATTCtatgaaatagaaaaatagaagttcctctttttttttttttttttttttttacttatgcTAGTAAAGGTGTGCTTAGTGCACGCAAATTTTTGTACTTCCGTTTGTCGAAGCTTAGATGTccaaaaaagtaaatatatacatgtgtgtatatttttatatatagtcCCACCTACGTTTTGAGTacaacatatgtatatacatacatatatacatacatatatacatacatatatatatatatatatatttataaatgtacgtatatgtacgtatatgtacgtataataATGCATAATAGCAACTACCCCGTTTCAAGTTTCTATATAAgggtaaagaaaaaaaaaaaaaaaaagatataataaaagggGGTATATTTTAACAAGCAATTTTAAAggtgcatttttattttatgctaGTGTTTGTcctataattttgttattcttgtttttgtttctgctactattactgttactaccattattataactataattattattagtagtatagttttttttttttttttttttttttttttttttttttttttttttttttttttttttttttttttttttttttttggtgttatttatatttaaggGCTTTTTCTCCTTGcctaaacatatttttttttttttttttttgtgaaatttttttttttgttttattttctttaaattaattCTACATAAGAAGCACCTGTATATGATTCAActttggaaaaaaaagaaatgctTTCACCTTTCTGAGGagagagagaaaaaaaatttacaaataaaatgtataaagtttatttttacagATACATGtgaacctttttttttttatctttcttGTCGCGTTCTTTTGTTGCCTGTCAAAGCAGGATATTTATCGTGCAgctatacatacatatataaatgaacatataaaactatgtacatataaatatagagtTATGCGCATATAAATTTACGTTTATATTCACATGTGCATCTATACAGTTTTTCGTTTCGGCAAAGTTTAGCGCATCCTAGGGTAAATTCTCTAccactttcttttttttctttttacttttccttctcttttccttctctttttctttttctttttctatttctttttctatttcttttacaatttcttttactatttctttttctatttctttttctatttctatttCTATTACTATTTCTAttactatttatatttatatttctatttctatTACTATTTctattcccttttttttctcctttttgtTGATGAAAAACGCGTAAGCACAATGCAAAATCAAAATGTTGATCAAAGATCAGGAGAAGaaggaaataataatgagaTCAATGAGCAAGTTTTTGAGGAGTTATTTACTTTTGCCAGTAGCGATAACGAAGttgtaaaaaaggaaagtttaaaaattattttaagcTTGTTAGAGGAAAACGAAATAATAgattacattataaaaaataagaaaaaatgttttaaggTTTTTATTACATCCTTAAGCACGCGATGTAAGATGTTGGCTCTCGAGTGTTTGCTGAATTTGTCAGCCCACTCCCCGAAGGgtaagataaaaaagaaaaaaggaaaaaagaagatattcCAGTGTACATCATTGCACGTATGTACCTCTTTGTTCATGTGTATCTCTTTGCACGTATGTACCTCTTTGTTCATGTGTACCTCTTTGCTCATGTGTACCTCTTTGCTCATGTGTACCTCTTTGCTCATGTGTACCTCTTTGCTCATGTGTACCTCTTTGCTCATGTGTATCTCTTTGCACGTATGTACCTCTTTGTTCATGTGTACCTCTTTGCTCATGTGTACCTCTTTGCATGTACTGATGACTAATCGTATTTCTCTCAACCTTTTGCAGAACTGATCGAGAAGAACGTAATTGAAATACTATTTGATATGACCAAAGAGGAGGAGAAGGATGAAGATAACTATGTAGACATGTACATAATGATTCTTTCGAACTTGAGCAGATGCAAAGAAGGTATTTACAAGATACTAGATATAAGAGaaggtaataataataatactttaaAGGAAGAGAACTTTTTGGCTAGCtattatttaaacaaattattttatttctatttcttaCCGATAAAGCCATCTATAAATAAACACATGAatgacaaatatatatatgtttcacatatactaataaatataagtgcCTTAAAAGAGGGTAtaccatattttaaaaatattgctcttttaaataaaattagcgATCAGGTATTATACATAGACAGATTTAGAGCAATATTACCATGCATTATAAACTTATGTTTAAATGAATCTTTGCATGAGTATTTGTTTCACGAGAACTGCGTTTTGTTTCCGTACATGTTTTCGTACATTTACACAAAAGGTAATAAAGCCCCTGAGAAGACGAAAGAGAATGGTACGCATAAAGTGAATGGCGTAGACAAATCGAATGATATGGATAAAATGAATGGTACAGATAATGCAGATGGTACGGATAAGGTAGATGGTACGGATAAGGCGAATGGTATGGATAAGGCGGATGGTATGGATAAGGCGAATGGTACGGATATGGCGGATGATACGGATAAGGTAGATGGTACGGATAAGGCGAATGGTATGGATAAGGCAGATGGTACGGATAAGGTGGATGATACGGATAAGGTGGATGATACGGATAAGGCGGATGGTACGGATAAGGCAGATAATATGGAAAAAGCGAATGATGGCATAAGTGGAGAAGCTCGTGGTGATGGAAATATCGATGATAACGATGCTATAAATGGCAGTGagaaaaacaatatatatgaaagtGTAAACGGGCATGTAGATGGCAGTTCAAACGGTAATGTAGATGGAAGGGCGAATGATACCGTTAAGGGTAGTTCGAATGATAATGTTAAGGGTAATTCGAATAATGTTCTCACTAAAGGAAAGTTATATGAAAGTAAGAACGTGCACTACCTTGTTTTGGAAAAGGCATCACTGCTGGTGGAATGCTCAGCAATTAAAAGTAGAATCATTATAATTCTATTGTTTTTATGCAAAAAGGAGAGTTCAAGGTATTCCTTATTCTTACATCCCCACCTTCTTGAATGCACATACTTTTAGCGGTCTTCTTGGGTGTTCATATTGTGCCACCTATGTaccttttcttttaattataccccataaaacatttatttcGTTTCAGTTcgtttcatattattttatttcactttATTTCGTTGTACAGGAATAGACTACGTAAATACGGCATTATtgatattttgaaaaactgGAGGGAACGCGAGAAAAATATAGAGATAATGTAAGTTTATTAGGGGATAGTGAGTTTGAATAAGGCCACAAATGCGAACACATAAAACTCCTGAAGTTcggtgtgcatatatatatgtgcacagGGAAATACTTGTTGTTTTGCTCCCAATTGCTGTCTTAATTTGACATCTTcatttgccttttttttttttttttttttttttttagatctGATATAAATGGCATGATCAATAAGTTTACGGAAGGAGCACCCGTCAAGCTTTTGGTTGAAGATTAGCTTGTATCTTTCATCATtttgcagaaaaaaaaaaaaaaaaaagaattttatactttttccATAAATCGGGTCTTAAAAATatggtatatttttatatatacacgtacacAGGTGCATACGCAGGTGAACATATTCATGTATTAATCTTTTCCATTGGTTGGAAGTTCAACCAAgcatacaaaattttataattttttttagcaGTTTTTAGCAGTTTTTAGCATTTCATTAgcagtattttttatatcgtATAATTTCTAATcatacaaattttaaaagtattatttttaatcataCAATATTTAAgcgcatattttttaagcgCATACTTTTTAAGCGTACATTTTTTAAGCGTACATTTTTTAtgcttatattttcatttattttttattgcgGAAAACGCAAAGcgaaaagaattaatatataaacgaagtgttaaaaaaaaaaaaaaaaaaaagggtataTAAAAGCAGAAAATTGGGCGAAAAATGAGATGTTAAGTGAGGTGGTGTGTTGACAAATGGgcaattttcataataatgcttaaaaataaaatctgcaatacaaaaaaaaaaaaaaaaaaattttactcaatactaaataaaaagagtatcacgaaaaaatatttgccACTAGACAGTTCAGGTGCTTAATTTGattatcataaatatattgcaTATAATTATCTATTTTG from Plasmodium malariae genome assembly, chromosome: 13 includes these protein-coding regions:
- the PmUG01_13034000 gene encoding basic transcription factor 3b, putative, which encodes MENVSPEILAARARLKEKMGGNLRQIGGKGSARRKIKKVHKTSISNEKKINLILKKIGASYFGDVDEICVYKAGDTYLEFKRPKLSASLQSNTYVVTGKYTEQKIDLNKIFEGLKGNKNVDKNLLEKLKNDPNIKNLLNKENEAKKREEQEQAAEIPDLVENFEEVSKEEEK
- the RPL21 gene encoding 60S ribosomal protein L21, putative: MGGKSKGLRSGTRYKFSKKFRKHGECTANKYLEKLNYGDYVDIVCDSTQQKGMPFNYYHGKTGKIFHITKRGVGVLVNKRVKHRIIQKKVCVRIEHVRKSRCNEDFILRKKKKDEIIKEAKLKNEKVSIKRKPEGPKPAAMIKVPPSKVITIEPLPFYEEY
- the PmUG01_13034200 gene encoding conserved Plasmodium protein, unknown function, translating into MQNQNVDQRSGEEGNNNEINEQVFEELFTFASSDNEVVKKESLKIILSLLEENEIIDYIIKNKKKCFKVFITSLSTRCKMLALECLLNLSAHSPKELIEKNVIEILFDMTKEEEKDEDNYVDMYIMILSNLSRCKEGIYKILDIREGNNNNTLKEENFLASYYLNKLFYFYFLPIKPSINKHMNDKYIYVSHILINISALKEGIPYFKNIALLNKISDQVLYIDRFRAILPCIINLCLNESLHEYLFHENCVLFPYMFSYIYTKGNKAPEKTKENGTHKVNGVDKSNDMDKMNGTDNADGTDKVDGTDKANGMDKADGMDKANGTDMADDTDKVDGTDKANGMDKADGTDKVDDTDKVDDTDKADGTDKADNMEKANDGISGEARGDGNIDDNDAINGSEKNNIYESVNGHVDGSSNGNVDGRANDTVKGSSNDNVKGNSNNVLTKGKLYESKNVHYLVLEKASLLVECSAIKSRIIIILLFLCKKESSRNRLRKYGIIDILKNWREREKNIEIISDINGMINKFTEGAPVKLLVED